The genomic DNA AACCATTGAAGTCCCGATCATGGATTTAAGCAACATCGGAGAAAGTATCCGGCGAAAGGAGATCATAAACGAAGTTAAGATTGCATCAGGGGAATGGGGTTTCTTCCAAGTGATAAACCATGGGATCCCATTAAGTGTTTTGGATGAAATGATTGAAGGGATACGTTCATTTAATGAACAACATTTGGAGTTGAAGAAAGAGATGTATAGCCGTGACAGTGCAAAGAAAGTGAAATTCAACTCTAATTTTGATCTTTATACTTCAAAAACTGCTGATTGGAGGGACACTTTGCAACTTACTTTTCTTGATTCTGAGCCTGACCCTTCTCAAATGCCACCAGTCTGCAGGTAATTAAGCACTAATCTTGGTTTTTTTTAACTCCATATTACCATTTAATTTAGAAATTTGACTTTTGGGAGGTAATTTCGACTTCTTCGCAAGAAATTTTTCCAAGTGTCATTTATTTAGAATTGTTCAATCCTTCGAAACATCCAGTATTATCTTAGGTCAAGAATTTGCATATCAATTCGGTCAAAAGTTGTATGAAATTTACAGAGCCGAaacactttgtcggatcgaaTCGTGTGCTACAAAAGAAAATGGTGGCAATTTGTCATCGGTTGAGTTTAAGCCCATTGATGCCATACTAATGGAAAATGATCACTATTTCCTTGGTAAGTGGTTGTGCGTCACGTACGACCCGATTCGATGTGTCGTTCTCATTCTGTGAATTTGGTGTAACTTTCAATGAAGTCGAGAAACAAAACTTCATTATGAAATAATATTGAATGTGTTGAGAGATTTGTTCTTTTCGAACAGATGTCATTTCAAAGACTTCTAAAAGTTTTAGTTTAAATTTATGTGACGAAATCAAAACCATGTAATTAATGAGAGTTTAGCCAATACAGGACCATATTACAATAGAATTTTGTCAAATttacattgttttttttttcctatttttgtttgattgaatttgcaGAAAATCAACAATGGAGTATTTTAAGCATATGAAAAGATTGGGAGAAGCTTTGTTTGAGTTGCTATCAGAGGCACTTGGTCTTCAACCAGACCACCTTAACTCAATCGGATGTAGTAAAGGGTGTAGCATAGTGACCCACTACTATCCACCTTGCCCTCAACCTAAACTCACTTTAGGGGTAAGGAAACATGCAGACCCAGGCATATTAACAGTGCTTCTACAGAACCATATGGGCGGCCTCCAAGTCCTTCACGACGGTCAATGGTTCGACGTCCACCCCACTAGAGGCGGTTTGGTCATAAACGTCGGCGATCTTCTTCAAGTTAGCTTCAATTCACATCAACTTTATATTTAATCATCCCAATAGATTAGCCACCaactattttaatgttatttatggtAGGTTTTATCAAACGATAAGTTCAAGAGTGTGAAGCATAGAGCAACTGCCAATCATGTCGGACCCAGAATTTCAGTACCATGTTTTTTCTCAGGACATGCTAGTTTACATGACAAATCATTTGGGCCAATCAAAGAGCTGATATCAGAGGCAAATCCTCCTCGATACAAAGAGTTTTTATTAAAGGAATATATTGCCAAATTTTTGTCTAGCTCGCTTGATAACAAGCCTCCTAAAGATTACTACAAGATGTGATGCTATAAACTATCAAATTGCCATCAGAATACCAAGCTGAATAAAACAATGTCTTTGATTTTGTGtgtgttttaatttgtaataGAACTCTATTTATATATTTACAAGGAGAGTGGAGTTATTTATGTATTTTGTTGTATTATaaatgtgtttaaaatattttgtattttagaTAAATTTTGATACATAAATTATCTgtatcataaatatttttatatttacaaCATCAAGGTTCAAGACAACTTATAATTCCACAACTTACTTTTATTGTTATAACTTAAATCATTCTTATTAGAGACGAATTTAAGGGTGGCAGGTAGGATTTTAGCCCACAAAAATGAAAATTATACAATTTAATctctttataaaaataaaaatataaaatatattttgatcatttaaaatttataattaaatttcgaTCCTATCAACAATATTTCTagattcaattctaattataATCTCCATTAAATCTACTAATGGCAATGATTTCATCTACTTTTTCACTAATTATTCTCATCTTCAATCAATTAAATTCCTAAATATTATATTTCCCATTCAATCAAAAATTTTCTAGCTATACTTTCCACATCAATGACTTAATTCATAGTTTATGGTTCTtgactttctttttcttcttttgaccataaattttattaaaactgTAGTGATTACCtcgaataatataatatatagatCCTTGTTTATCACGTGGGATAATACAAGGATTGGATTAGTAAATTCTTGTTTTCCATTACAAAACAAGTTAGGACCAGTCACTCCTAGTTCTGCTATGACACGCAACATGTGATTTTAGCTGAACATGTGTTTCAGTTATTTTACTTAACATCTCacctattaataaaattaattatatataaaatttataaattcatacTTTCTCTATACCACCACCTCCatagattatttttaaaaatttaaaataaattagacttttataaaattattaataagtttatctcttaatcatttaattttaaaagttacaaaatgatcattaaactatttgaaaatttttatttaaataattgggTTGTTAAAATCATTATTGTATGACCTTCTCTTTTCGCATAACGAGTACCAATATAAAGCTCTCTTTCACATTCTCAGTTCAATTTTTCTTTTATGAAATAACTTTGAATGTTACGGATTTACAAACTGAAATCCAAAGAGCTATCTTCTTCGATTTCTGATATTGATTGTTAGACTGACTTAAATCTAAGATATGTTATTCTATTTGTCAATGTACATTGATTCGCCGTACCAATAATCAAATAATTAGTTAGAGGTTACTAGCTggacttttaaaaaaaaacacttaaCAGTTGAGTGACTTACACAAAAACTTTCAAACagtttagtgacttaaatgaCAACTTTTAATAATTCAGttactattttataactttttaaaattaaatgatcgAATATAAACGTAACAATAGTTTAATGACCTTGGGtataatttactttttaaaattttatgaattttaataatttattaatttaaaattaaactaaataaaCTAAAAAATGGGTGTTCTAACACATCCAACCATTGGGGCAAGTGGAGATCGTTATCTTCAAGTAAAGTAGTATTTTAGTTCTCAGATTCCATTTTTCAAATATTGTATGAACAGAAAAAAGCTACTCAATTAGCAGAGAAAATGGCAACCGAAACCTCAGTCGATTATGACAGAACCAAAGAGTTGACGCAATTCGACGACACAAAAGCTGGTGTTAAAGGACTCGTCGACGCCGGAATACTTAACATCCCCAAGATTTTCGTTCGACCAGCCGAGGACCTTGCCGCCGAAGAACTGAATTCCGGCCACAAAAACGTCGAAGTTCCGATCATAGATGTAAGCAACATCGGAGACAGTATCCGGCGACAGGAGATCGTAAACGAAGTTAAGATTGCATCAGGGGAATGGGGTTTCTTCCAAGTGATAAACCATGGGATCCCATTAAGTGTTTTGGATGAAATGATTGAAGGGATACGTTTGTTTAATGAACAAGATTTAGAGTTGAAGAAAGAGTTATATAGCCGTGACAGTGCAAAGAAAGTGAAATTCCACTCAAATTTTGATCTTTATACTTCAGAAACTGTTGATTGGAGGGACACTTTGCAACTTACTTTCCTTGATTCTGACCCTGACCCTTCTCAAATGCCATCCGTCTGCAGGTAACGAAGCACTATCTTAGTTCGTTACTTCTTCGAAAGAAATTTGTTGTAAATTTGAGGCTTGTGGATCCCTTTAACATGTTCGATATTGTCATGAGTGGAGGTTCTATTTCCTGATTTCATTGAAAGCTGCGCAAGATTCACGGAATCAGAACATTTCGTTGGATCGATCTATGTACCACCAAAGAAAATGGTTACCATTTGTCGGGTAAAACTACCATAGAGAAGTTTATAGTAAGGGTTAGATTGCATTTTTCCTTccatactaaaaaaaaaaataaagaaattagtctttatatattcgatcaaagagtaaattggtctttctgataaaaaatttaacagaaaagatcaatttattttttgataTAATGTATGGGGACTAATTTACCCTTTTTTGAATAGaatgggtaaaaatgtaatttgatTCCTAGTAAAGGGTCTCTATAATCCTTTTACTCCATTTGTGGTTACTAAGGTTTGAACTCACTCCTAAAGGATGTATAGATAAAGTGGTAGCATATATGTCCATTGGTACTATTTAGGGCTTGAGTTCAAACTTTACTATTGGCCAATAACTATAATTTTTTCGATAAACGCACAATTTAATCTAACGAAATGTTCTCATTTTATGAACCTCGTGCATCTCTTAAAGGAGTTAAAGAGCCAAAACTATGGTCTTAACATATTGAAGGATTtctttaaaaaattgaaattttttgatAACTTTGAAATGTGTAGTCTGCTTTAGAATTGTGACCAAACCAAAACCACAAAATTAAGGGTTGTTTAGCCGATATAGAACCATATtcaatagaaaattttcaaatttacattgGGTATTTTTTGCTTGTTTAAATTTGTAGAAAATCAACAATGGAGTATTTTAAACATATGAAAAAATTGGGAGAAACATTGTTCGAGTTACTATCGGAAGCACTCGGTCTTCAAGCAGACCACCTTAACTCACTGGGATATAGTAAAGGGTGTAGCATAGTGACCCACTACTATCCACCTTGCCCTCAACCTGAACTCACTTTAGGAGTAAGGAAACATGCAGACGCAGGCATATTAACAATGCTTCTACAGAACCATATTGGCGGCCTCCAAGTCCTTCACAATGGTCAATGGTTCGACATCCACCCCACTCGAGGTGGTTTGGTCATAAACATTGGCGATCTTCTTCAAGTTAGCTTCAATTCACATCAAATCTATATGAATCTGTCCTAATAGACTAGCTACTGACTCTTTTTATGTTGTTTATGGTAGGTTTTATCAAATGATAAGTTCAAGAGTGTGAAACACAGAGCAATTTCCAATCATATCGGACCTAGAATTTCAGTGGCATGTTTTTTCTCAGGACATGCTAGCTTGCTTGACAAGCCATTTGGACCAATCAAAAAGCTGATATCAGAGGCAAATCCTCCTCATTATGAAGAGTTTTTGTTAAAGGAATATTTTGCCAAGTTTTTTTCAAGCTCACTTGATTCCAAGCCCCCTATAGATTACTACAAGCTGTGAAGCTATAAACTATCAATTTGGCATTAGAATACCAAACTgagtaaaactttttttttttttgtgtgttttagTTTGTATTACAAACTTAGTAACTATTGTGTagtgtatttttttttataataaagcgtatttaaaatattttatattttacataaaTATTGATATATAAATAATCTGAATTATATTGGTTTCAAGAAATACATATATTCATATTGTTTTCTCTTATTACATTGTATTTTTTCCCACATTATTTAATCTTAAAAATATGGCTATGTCCTTAAATATCTAAAAAAACATGGCTATAGTTTCAAGTCTAGTCTAGACCATTGTGATCTTCCTTTTAAGTCTACCTATGACAAAGATTTCATCGGCAAAAGTATCACAAATGcttttataatataaattgaaTTGcattttatcatctttaatatTTTTGCTATGTTACGTAACatgtataatttaattaaaaattaagtttCAGTCATTGTGGTTCACATATTaccttttaataaaattaattatataatagattatatatatttttaaatcctaCTTTTTCCAACTACTACCTCAACaacaaataaatacataatagattattttaaaaattttaaggtaTATTCCATATAAGTTCACTAAATTATtaactattaataaattttgttTTGATCACTCAAcctcaaaaaattataaaatggtcattatactattaaaaaattttcatttaagtcattaggGTATGGTCTTTTCTCTTCGCACTGTATGCACCAATCGAaagtttttttttcccttttcttctacaatttaatttttatcatgaaaCAGCTTTAAATGTCATAAtctgtaaatcaaaatttaaacaaTTTTGTTCTCTAATCTTCGACATTGACCCTTAAATCAATTTAGATATAAGGTATGTCCTACTCGTCAATGAGTATTAATTTACTATACTAATTATCGAATCATTACTTGAAacagatttttaaaaaaatcaaaaataatttaaataaaaatttccgACTAATTCAAAATCAAAAGATAAACTCACTaatgatctataagtaaattaaccttttaatttgtattttttagtaatatattaaattaaatcagaCTAAATTGATTCAACTAAAAGTCGGGCTTTTAATTCATTCAACGACTTGTGgagattttaaaagaaaaagaaaaaagcaatTCAATTAGCAGAGAAAATGGCAACCGAAACCTCAGTGGATTACGATAGAACCAAAGAGTTGAAGCAATTCGACGACACAAAAGCTGGTGTTAAAGGACTCGTCGACGCCGGAATACTTAACATCCCCAAGATTTTCGTTCGACCATCCGAGGACCTTGCCGCCGACGAACTGAATTCCAGTCAGAAAACCATTGAAGTCCCGATCATAGATGTAAGCAACATCGGAGACAGTATCCGGCGAAAGGAGATCGTAAACGAAGTTAAGATTGCATCAGGGGAATGGGGTTTCTTCCAAGTGATAAACCATGGGATCCCATTAAGTGTTTTGGATGAAATGATTGAAGGCATACGTTTGTTTAATGAACAAGATTTGGAGCTGAAGAAGGAGATATATAGCCGTGACAGTGCAAAGAAAGTGAAATTCCTCTCTAACTTTGATCTTTATACTTCAAAAGCTCTTGATTGGAAGGACACTTTGCAACTCTCTTTGCTTGATTTTGATCCTGACCCCTCCGAAATGCCACCGGTCTGCAGGTAACTAACCACTATCTCGGTGTTTTTTACCCCatgtgattttcgagtttttcaagagaaataTTTGAATTGTGGTCTATTTAAGGTTCGCGGATCCCTTAATATATATGATATTGTATTAAGTTGAGGTTTTGTATCTCGATTCTATTGAAATTCACTTAATATTCAGAATAtttcattaaattaaattgtgtGTACTAAAAAAAATATGAACCATTTGCCATTTGTATAGTTTGAATCTATGCCTTAGACATTTAAGGGCATGTATAGATCAAGTTGTAGCACATATGCTCAATGATGCCGTTTATTATTTTGTGAACTTCGTGTCGCTCTTAAAATAATTTGGAGTCAAAACTGAAAGATGTAAAACATATTTTCGGGGCTTGCTGTCTCCAAATAATCAATACTTCTAACTTTCTAAAAAATGACTTTGAAATATGTAATATGCATTATAATTGTTACCAACCAAAACTATGTAATTAAGGGGTGTTGATCCAATATAGGACCATATATATTAGTAGAAATTTTCCAAATTTACATTGGGCTTTTTTCTTTGGTTTTATTAAATTTGCAGAAAATCAACAATGGAGTATATTAAGCATTTGAAAAAATTAGGAGAAACTTTATTTGAGTTACTATCAGAGGCACTTGATCTTCAACCAGACTACCTTAACTCAATCGGATGTAGTAAAGGGTGTAGCATAGTGGCCCATTACTATCCCCCTTGCCCTCAACCTGAACTCACTTTAGGGGTAAGGAAACATGCAGATGCAGGCATATTAACAGTGCTTCTACAGAACCATATTGGTGGCCTCCAAGTCCTTCATGATGATCAATGGTTTGACGTCCACCCCATTCGAGGCGGTTTGGTCATAAACGTTGGTGATCTTCTTCAGGTTAGCTTCAATTCACATAAAAACTGTCCCAATAGTTTAGTCACTGACTGTTTTTATGTTGTTCATGGACAGGTTTTATCAAATGAGAAGTTCAAGAGTGTGAAGCATAGGGCAATTGCCAATCATGTCGGACCCAGAATTTCAGTACCATGTTTTTTCTCAGGACATGCTAGCTTGCTTGACAAGCCATTTGGGCCAATCAAAGATCTACAATCAGAGGCAAATCCTCCTCGATACAAAGAGTTTTTGTTGAATGAATATTTTGCCAAGTTTTTTTCAAGCTCGCTTGATGATGACAAGCTTCCTTTAGATTACTACAAGCTGTGAAGTTAAAACTATTAATTTGCCATTAGAATATCAAACTGAATAAAACAGTGTTTTCTTATGTGTGTTCTATATTTTGTCTGTATAAGaataagatattttatattttacataaaTTTCGATAAATGAATAATCTGTAccatataaatttaaaaacattcatgtcatatttgtattattttcttttattatgttGTATTTTTTTCCTCATCATTTTATCTTATCCTATCTAATATCTGGTGATTGAAAGAATGAAAATTACAAACATGGAACATGACTAAGTGTAGCCTAGACCATTGTGATCTCCCTTTAAGTCTACGCATGGTAAGAATTTCATCAGTAAAAGGTACTATGGATGTTCCTACACTATGAATTAGATTACATTCCATCAGTAAGAATAAAGGGCAAGACAAGTAAGATAGACTTTTAGGTACTTTTGATCTGTATTCTAAATCAGCATTAAAGGGCATCCCTTTCATTCATACTTTTCTACTAGCTTTTGATTGGCCTTCCCCAGATCAACAAGTTTGCACCATTAATGTCTTCATTAATACTTTTCTACTAGCTTGTGATTGGCTTTCCCCAGATCAAAAAGTTTGCACCATTAATGTCTTATTCACATTGCATACCATATCTGTTTtatagttgttttttttttttttttaaattttcttggGCTCTTTGACCTGAGCCAGTATGGCCCCTGGCCTATTCGAAAATGAAGCATGAACCATTATATTTGCAAATCAAATTGGTGGTCAAACTATTAGTTTTTCATTTCAACCAATTAAATCATTgcaaaattaattatttcaaaaaattaaaacatcataaaaaaaatcaatacatacaaataaataataataataataataggaataCAAACgttgattttataaattataaaatttaaattaaatatttaaaataatttaaattcagTTAAATGACTTTTTATTTCATTCAACCTATAcaatttcttattttaatttttggatattacttaaattaataatatttgattaaactggttaattcaattcaattccaacTACCATTAATTACTAGCAACTACATTATTTTAAGGGTAAAAAAAAACACTTATATGAAACGAGAATATGTAGTTAGTGAATTTTTCTCTCGTTTCTTGGCTTGGGAAAAAAACTTCTTTCAGATAATTGGTGTAtcgattattttaaattaatatatataattttgttatataaaattaaattaattaacagcAGGTATGGAGGAACTAATCTATAATCAAATTATATATTGAAAATTTCCATCTAATCTATCCAAGACTCGTTATATTTGCATGTGGATGGAATTCCTCTATAAATttctattttaatatatttttacacGCAGGTGTTGCATTCTTCTATCGAATTTGATATTGGAATAACATAATTAATAACTATCAAAATTATTTAAGTAATTTgtataataattttatctttatggAGTTTTGTAGAAGATGAATTAATGTTTCAACAATTTAAATCAATGAATTATTAAAAAATGAGTTTGAATTTAAATATAATCAAACCTAAATTAAACTGTTAATTTAAATCCGAAATGGGCAAATAAAAACAAGTTGGATTTTTAGTGCTTTAATGTAAGATTCTATCTTTGACTTTAAATATAATCCATTGTAGGTTAAGTCCCCTAGCTGATTGCTTTTCTAATTTCTATAGTAGTTGTGAAGTAGAAAAAGTGCATGCAATGCTAGATTCAATGGACATAGACACTAAGCTTTGAAAATTATTACAAGACTCGCATGTGGATAGAAAGAACAAAAACCCCCTCCCTTTACGCTACTTAACTAAGAAAATTAGTGTTTCTCATCTTTTTGCTTTAGTCAAAATTTTTAATCACTGATCATAGTCTTCTTTAAACCACTTTTGAAATTGCACACTGATTTGCAAGTGTTACATTTTTGTCAAAGCTGGTATTGTAACAcatgtttgaataaaatttttaaataattcataATAGAATTAATAATTTTGTTATCGCGAAATcttattcaaaaaataaatttactaaACAACTTTCTCAATACACCTAATGATTTAAGCAACAAATACCATAATGTAAATACAGCCTTAGTGGTATAGAATTGTTTGCACTTTCTCTCCTCAAATATTCCCACGTTCAAAAATAGCTCTCTCCAATGAAACTTAAGATATAAAAGATAAACTATCCCATATTGTCCTGAAATGGACCGAATAAAGCTTTATAAAACTAACGCAAAAATAAGTAAGTTGACCACCttaatttatgatttatatcatattaatttaattaattataaataaaataatcagtgataatataaatttttattatttacctcattattaatttaatttaaataaagaaaaacaaTTATGACTATGCGATGTCATCATTTTCTACATATAGTAATTTTAGTTTGTCACAAAGCACTTTGTAATTGATTTGAAAGTTCTTCATTCAGTACAATTGTCATGTGTGAGTTTTTAGTTccactatattttattattaCGTGTTAATTTTAGTCCAATTAGTCAATTTTAATCTATTCCAATTTTAatctatttatattaatattaataatatttattttattttattattaattctaATATATATTTGTAATTACATTATAACTATACTTATAAACTCTAAAACAATTATTTAATAAGTCTATTAACATAAGGATGTAATACAAAATATCATGTTTC from Gossypium arboreum isolate Shixiya-1 chromosome 9, ASM2569848v2, whole genome shotgun sequence includes the following:
- the LOC108456188 gene encoding 1-aminocyclopropane-1-carboxylate oxidase homolog 1-like isoform X2; this translates as MATETSVDYDRTKELKQFDDTKAGVKGLVDAGILNIPKIFVRPSEDLAADELNSSQKTIEVPIIDVSNIGDSIRRKEIVNEVKIASGEWGFFQVINHGIPLSVLDEMIEGIRLFNEQDLELKKEIYSRDSAKKVKFLSNFDLYTSKALDWKDTLQLSLLDFDPDPSEMPPVCRKSTMEYIKHLKKLGETLFELLSEALDLQPDYLNSIGCSKGCSIVAHYYPPCPQPELTLGVRKHADAGILTVLLQNHIGGLQVLHDDQWFDVHPIRGGLVINVLSNEKFKSVKHRAIANHVGPRISVPCFFSGHASLLDKPFGPIKDLQSEANPPRYKEFLLNEYFAKFFSSSLDDDKLPLDYYKL
- the LOC108456188 gene encoding 1-aminocyclopropane-1-carboxylate oxidase homolog 1-like isoform X1, translating into MATETSVDYDRTKELKQFDDTKAGVKGLVDAGILNIPKIFVRPSEDLAADELNSSQKTIEVPIIDVSNIGDSIRRKEIVNEVKIASGEWGFFQVINHGIPLSVLDEMIEGIRLFNEQDLELKKEIYSRDSAKKVKFLSNFDLYTSKALDWKDTLQLSLLDFDPDPSEMPPVCRKSTMEYIKHLKKLGETLFELLSEALDLQPDYLNSIGCSKGCSIVAHYYPPCPQPELTLGVRKHADAGILTVLLQNHIGGLQVLHDDQWFDVHPIRGGLVINVGDLLQVLSNEKFKSVKHRAIANHVGPRISVPCFFSGHASLLDKPFGPIKDLQSEANPPRYKEFLLNEYFAKFFSSSLDDDKLPLDYYKL
- the LOC108456303 gene encoding 1-aminocyclopropane-1-carboxylate oxidase homolog 1-like encodes the protein MATETSVNYDRTKELKQFDDTKTGVKGLVDAGILNIPKIFVRPAEDLAADELNSSQKTIEVPIMDLSNIGESIRRKEIINEVKIASGEWGFFQVINHGIPLSVLDEMIEGIRSFNEQHLELKKEMYSRDSAKKVKFNSNFDLYTSKTADWRDTLQLTFLDSEPDPSQMPPVCRKSTMEYFKHMKRLGEALFELLSEALGLQPDHLNSIGCSKGCSIVTHYYPPCPQPKLTLGVRKHADPGILTVLLQNHMGGLQVLHDGQWFDVHPTRGGLVINVGDLLQVLSNDKFKSVKHRATANHVGPRISVPCFFSGHASLHDKSFGPIKELISEANPPRYKEFLLKEYIAKFLSSSLDNKPPKDYYKM
- the LOC108455278 gene encoding 1-aminocyclopropane-1-carboxylate oxidase homolog 1-like, with the translated sequence MATETSVDYDRTKELTQFDDTKAGVKGLVDAGILNIPKIFVRPAEDLAAEELNSGHKNVEVPIIDVSNIGDSIRRQEIVNEVKIASGEWGFFQVINHGIPLSVLDEMIEGIRLFNEQDLELKKELYSRDSAKKVKFHSNFDLYTSETVDWRDTLQLTFLDSDPDPSQMPSVCRKSTMEYFKHMKKLGETLFELLSEALGLQADHLNSLGYSKGCSIVTHYYPPCPQPELTLGVRKHADAGILTMLLQNHIGGLQVLHNGQWFDIHPTRGGLVINIGDLLQVLSNDKFKSVKHRAISNHIGPRISVACFFSGHASLLDKPFGPIKKLISEANPPHYEEFLLKEYFAKFFSSSLDSKPPIDYYKL